One genomic segment of Vibrio nitrifigilis includes these proteins:
- a CDS encoding aminobutyraldehyde dehydrogenase, whose protein sequence is MKYQLWINGEACDARNGAVLNVENPATGEIIDTVPNAGNDEVNMAVSTAKAAFEDGRWSKKTPAERAAVLAKMADLIEARCEEFARIESEDTGKPYDLVSLGSDIPFAIDNLRFFASAARNVKGSGSADYTPGYSSILRKEPCGVAVGIAPWNYPFLMAIWKIGPALAAGCSSILKPAPTTPRTSLLLGAIAKEAGLPDGVLNILSGDNDTGAALTSHPDVQMVSLTGSSRTGKAIMKSAADTLKRVHLELGGKAPLIIFDDADIKQAAEKAAIGGFLNSGQDCTAATRILVHESIYDQTVDALIQATKDFTIGNPFDTDTMIGSMISQPQQQAVSGFVERAQQAGANVLIGGYIPERSGYYYAPTLLDNVKQDSEVVQEEIFGPVVTIQSFKTDDEALTMANDVKYGLASSVFTKDIQRAMRFSRDLVFGTVWVNDHLPLSSETPHGGFKQSGFGKDLSAEAIDDYLVTKHVMIAL, encoded by the coding sequence ATGAAATACCAACTATGGATTAACGGTGAAGCGTGTGATGCGCGTAACGGTGCCGTACTTAACGTTGAAAACCCAGCAACAGGAGAAATCATTGATACCGTACCCAATGCTGGAAACGATGAAGTGAATATGGCGGTATCTACTGCAAAAGCGGCATTTGAGGATGGACGTTGGTCAAAAAAAACACCTGCAGAACGTGCCGCTGTTTTAGCCAAAATGGCGGATTTAATAGAAGCCCGCTGTGAAGAGTTTGCCCGGATTGAATCAGAAGATACTGGTAAGCCCTATGACCTGGTTTCGCTGGGCAGCGATATTCCATTTGCAATCGATAACCTGCGATTTTTTGCTTCTGCGGCTCGCAATGTCAAAGGGTCAGGCAGCGCTGATTATACCCCTGGTTATAGTTCGATTCTGCGCAAGGAACCATGTGGTGTTGCAGTGGGCATCGCGCCATGGAACTACCCTTTCTTAATGGCAATTTGGAAAATTGGCCCAGCACTGGCGGCTGGATGCAGCTCGATTTTGAAACCCGCACCAACCACACCACGTACGTCGTTACTGTTAGGTGCTATCGCGAAAGAAGCCGGACTGCCTGATGGCGTGCTGAACATTCTAAGCGGTGATAATGATACCGGTGCTGCACTGACATCTCACCCCGATGTACAGATGGTGAGCCTAACTGGCTCAAGTCGCACAGGCAAAGCAATTATGAAATCAGCTGCCGATACATTGAAACGCGTCCATTTAGAACTCGGCGGGAAAGCACCACTGATTATTTTCGATGATGCTGATATTAAACAAGCCGCAGAAAAAGCAGCCATTGGTGGATTTCTTAATTCCGGGCAAGACTGTACCGCCGCAACACGAATATTGGTCCATGAGTCGATTTACGATCAAACCGTTGATGCGCTCATTCAAGCGACCAAAGATTTTACCATTGGCAATCCTTTTGATACCGATACCATGATTGGTTCGATGATTTCTCAACCACAACAACAAGCAGTGTCAGGCTTTGTCGAACGTGCACAACAAGCTGGTGCCAACGTACTTATTGGTGGATATATTCCTGAACGCAGTGGCTATTACTATGCACCGACTTTATTAGACAACGTCAAACAAGATTCAGAAGTCGTTCAAGAAGAGATTTTTGGCCCAGTGGTGACGATTCAAAGCTTCAAAACGGACGACGAAGCCTTAACGATGGCCAATGACGTTAAATATGGGTTAGCCTCTTCTGTATTTACGAAAGATATTCAACGTGCGATGCGTTTTTCGCGTGACTTAGTCTTTGGTACCGTATGGGTTAACGACCATTTACCCCTTTCTTCGGAAACCCCCCATGGTGGATTTAAGCAATCAGGGTTTGGTAAAGATCTTTCTGCAGAAGCCATTGATGACTACCTAGTCACCAAACATGTGATGATTGCTCTATAA
- a CDS encoding sensor domain-containing diguanylate cyclase: MDETQRLTIINDYSLQSSGDDPSMNNLIESTAHFLDMPIAYVSIIGEYTQVFKARYGIHFESTDRVEAFCNQVVENDDIVLVENAEKDRLFSSNPMVIGSPFIRFYAGIPLRLQNVAIGAVCVVDTKPRTLSSEQIQSLTKLSSHISTYLDLVRQQTQSAHEHQLIEQSPAVLMTWKNFEGLNLTFASTNLTQLFGLSLEPLVQRQEIFEDYIDPNSLNEFTFLMSNHRAGVQNADAQFQIKNRHGERFWIKMISQAFFDQTGELDSVHALLIDNTMNRSVEQKLKQTNQQMRILLEASDLGTWDYDVVHDINKVNQYSCRMIGVDMELFDSSRHYWRGLIHPADRSAVESAYTQHLEGDSESLMIIYRVKHSDGHWIWFETYGKTIERDEEGHVLRVAGIHRDITEKKETELLQDKQRQLLSFINKAMSIYLQHHDLSEACRQVLPELTEIADSKFAFIAQMKKKDNRDALYIHAITELSWNEATRTLVDMYHNRALYFTSFDNLFGSVITKERMVISNQPSTHPSSKGTPKGHPKIFRFMGLPIKLGSQVVGMIGLANKIDDYTTKDSQLLQPLTDALAALYYSVDLEDARFKAEQQLKNMAMTDPLTGLLNRRAFRDYFDKLTSTGEVYVIVILDIDHFKQVNDQYGHIAGDEVLKSIAYQLSNELRTDDIIARLGGEEFAFLIKNDDQAVVTELLNHIRLTIADKVINYGQHSIHITMSMGAHFITPAQNLTMEQHIDAADHALYSAKQQGRNRVIWANDPPMTKLK; this comes from the coding sequence ATGGATGAAACACAACGTCTAACCATCATTAACGATTACAGTTTACAGAGTAGTGGCGATGATCCAAGCATGAACAATCTCATCGAATCTACTGCCCATTTCCTTGACATGCCAATTGCTTACGTATCCATCATTGGAGAATACACTCAAGTTTTTAAAGCGCGCTATGGCATCCATTTCGAGAGTACCGACAGAGTAGAAGCATTTTGTAATCAAGTGGTCGAAAACGACGATATTGTGTTAGTCGAAAATGCTGAAAAAGATCGACTGTTTTCTAGCAATCCAATGGTCATAGGATCCCCCTTCATCCGGTTTTATGCTGGCATTCCCTTGAGGCTACAAAACGTCGCCATCGGCGCAGTCTGCGTGGTTGATACCAAACCAAGAACCTTAAGTTCTGAGCAGATTCAATCTCTGACTAAGCTCAGCTCTCATATTTCAACCTACCTTGATCTCGTTCGTCAACAAACCCAATCGGCCCATGAGCACCAACTTATTGAGCAATCTCCAGCCGTCCTTATGACGTGGAAAAATTTCGAGGGATTAAACCTCACATTTGCTTCTACTAACCTCACTCAATTATTTGGTCTATCCCTCGAACCTTTAGTCCAGAGACAAGAAATTTTTGAAGATTATATCGATCCCAATAGCCTGAATGAATTTACATTTTTGATGAGCAATCACCGCGCTGGTGTGCAAAATGCCGATGCTCAATTTCAAATAAAAAATCGACACGGCGAACGATTTTGGATCAAGATGATTTCCCAAGCCTTCTTTGATCAAACAGGAGAACTCGACTCAGTACACGCGCTACTTATTGATAACACAATGAATCGGTCTGTCGAACAAAAACTCAAACAGACGAATCAACAAATGCGCATTCTGCTTGAAGCCTCAGACTTAGGTACATGGGATTATGATGTTGTGCATGATATTAACAAAGTCAACCAATATAGCTGCCGTATGATTGGCGTAGATATGGAACTGTTTGATAGTAGCAGGCACTACTGGCGCGGCCTAATTCATCCCGCCGATCGTAGTGCAGTAGAATCAGCCTACACCCAACATCTCGAAGGTGATTCCGAGAGCCTAATGATCATCTACCGTGTCAAACACAGTGATGGCCATTGGATATGGTTTGAAACCTACGGAAAAACCATTGAGCGTGATGAAGAAGGTCACGTATTAAGGGTGGCAGGAATCCATCGCGACATCACAGAAAAAAAAGAAACCGAGCTATTGCAGGATAAACAACGGCAATTACTTAGTTTCATTAATAAGGCAATGAGTATCTATCTACAGCACCATGATTTGTCAGAAGCATGCAGGCAAGTACTGCCTGAGCTGACAGAAATTGCAGACAGTAAATTTGCTTTCATTGCGCAAATGAAGAAAAAAGACAACCGAGATGCTCTTTATATTCACGCAATTACTGAGCTCTCATGGAATGAAGCGACGAGAACCTTGGTGGATATGTATCACAATAGAGCGCTTTATTTTACCAGTTTTGATAATCTCTTTGGCAGTGTGATTACGAAAGAAAGGATGGTCATCAGTAACCAACCCTCAACACACCCATCATCAAAAGGGACACCCAAAGGTCATCCTAAAATTTTTCGATTTATGGGGCTCCCTATTAAACTCGGTTCGCAAGTGGTTGGCATGATAGGTTTAGCTAATAAAATTGATGACTACACCACTAAGGATTCACAATTACTTCAACCTCTTACTGACGCGCTCGCCGCGCTTTACTACTCGGTAGATCTTGAAGACGCTCGCTTTAAAGCGGAACAGCAATTAAAAAACATGGCAATGACCGACCCACTAACCGGACTCTTAAATCGCCGAGCGTTTCGCGATTATTTTGACAAATTAACGTCGACCGGAGAGGTTTATGTCATCGTTATTTTAGACATAGACCACTTCAAGCAAGTCAATGATCAATATGGTCATATCGCGGGTGATGAAGTATTAAAAAGTATTGCCTACCAACTCTCAAATGAGTTACGTACCGATGACATTATTGCTCGCCTCGGTGGAGAAGAATTTGCATTCTTGATTAAAAATGATGATCAAGCTGTTGTCACAGAATTACTCAATCACATACGGTTGACGATTGCGGATAAGGTTATCAACTATGGTCAACACAGCATCCATATTACGATGAGTATGGGTGCCCATTTTATTACTCCTGCCCAAAACCTAACCATGGAGCAACACATTGATGCGGCAGATCATGCACTCTACTCAGCGAAGCAGCAAGGTCGTAACCGTGTTATTTGGGCCAACGATCCTCCGATGACGAAGCTGAAATAA
- a CDS encoding Na+/H+ antiporter NhaC family protein, which yields MSEINSSMKPVYIDKTIEDLSIQTTQTAKLWNNKKITSIIVTIAIFAAFFLLSMTHTGDEAWGWKSILPTLAVLVMAIVTRRPFESMMAGSAAGLIMMSPNNFITPFTDTISKVVGDETIVWVVLVCGLMGGFIRILEISSCLDGFTEWLKTKIKSRRQSTMATVILGAIVFIDDYLSCLAVSSSVKKLTDYYQVSREKIAYLIDSAAAPMCVIVPISTWAVFFSGLLENNGVAGKSQGMSLYVSSIPFMMYAWIALLIAFLVAAGIIGDVGPMKKAELRAKSGRPVPPDYEGEELINKSKAKRQLSMKAQLFNFFFPVALLILSTVYYDIDLLKGVIITFTVTTLLFYFQGLLSINEQIDALFEGFHSMLYPLSTVIGGFILKDINDSLGMTQYIIDSVTPYLSQATYPAIVFVVLALIVFGTASSWGVFVIAIPIVIPVAQHLDVHMPLVVGAILSASSFGSHACFFSDSSILAAQGSGCSPMSHAFSQFPYALLGAICAIIAFLMLGYAYA from the coding sequence ATGTCAGAAATCAACAGTTCAATGAAACCAGTCTATATAGATAAGACCATAGAAGACTTATCTATTCAGACAACCCAAACAGCCAAGCTTTGGAACAATAAGAAAATTACCAGCATTATCGTCACAATAGCGATATTTGCCGCCTTCTTTTTACTTTCGATGACACACACAGGTGACGAAGCTTGGGGATGGAAATCCATTCTCCCCACCCTTGCTGTACTCGTTATGGCGATTGTGACACGCCGACCTTTTGAGTCGATGATGGCAGGGTCTGCTGCGGGTTTAATCATGATGAGCCCAAATAACTTTATCACCCCATTTACCGATACCATTTCCAAGGTCGTTGGTGATGAAACCATCGTTTGGGTGGTATTGGTGTGTGGTTTGATGGGCGGTTTCATCCGTATTTTAGAAATCAGCAGTTGCCTTGATGGATTTACTGAATGGTTGAAAACTAAAATAAAATCACGTCGGCAATCCACTATGGCGACGGTCATCCTAGGCGCCATCGTTTTTATTGACGACTACTTAAGCTGCCTCGCAGTGTCTTCTTCCGTGAAAAAGCTAACGGATTACTACCAAGTGTCGCGTGAAAAAATTGCTTATCTTATCGATTCAGCAGCGGCACCAATGTGTGTCATTGTTCCAATTTCAACTTGGGCAGTCTTCTTCTCTGGTCTATTAGAAAATAATGGCGTAGCGGGCAAAAGCCAAGGCATGAGCCTGTATGTTTCTTCCATTCCCTTCATGATGTATGCGTGGATTGCATTGCTGATTGCGTTTCTTGTTGCTGCCGGCATTATCGGTGATGTTGGCCCCATGAAAAAAGCGGAATTACGTGCCAAGAGTGGCCGCCCAGTTCCTCCTGATTATGAAGGGGAAGAGTTAATCAACAAATCCAAAGCCAAAAGACAACTCAGCATGAAAGCTCAGTTGTTCAATTTCTTTTTCCCAGTTGCATTGTTAATCCTGTCGACCGTCTATTATGATATCGACCTGTTAAAAGGCGTTATTATTACCTTTACTGTCACTACATTGCTCTTCTATTTTCAAGGCCTACTCTCCATCAACGAACAAATAGATGCACTATTTGAGGGCTTTCACAGCATGCTGTATCCCCTATCAACCGTTATTGGTGGATTTATCTTAAAAGACATCAACGATTCCTTGGGTATGACCCAATACATCATTGATTCGGTAACACCTTACCTAAGCCAAGCGACTTATCCAGCCATTGTATTCGTCGTATTAGCATTAATTGTGTTTGGCACTGCATCGAGCTGGGGCGTATTTGTTATCGCGATTCCTATCGTTATTCCAGTCGCTCAGCACCTAGACGTACACATGCCATTGGTCGTAGGCGCTATTTTGTCGGCATCCTCTTTCGGTAGCCACGCCTGTTTCTTTAGCGACTCATCCATTTTGGCCGCACAAGGCTCTGGCTGTTCACCTATGTCACACGCTTTTTCTCAATTCCCGTATGCGTTGCTAGGTGCTATCTGCGCAATTATCGCCTTTTTAATGTTGGGCTATGCCTACGCTTAA
- a CDS encoding methyl-accepting chemotaxis protein: MFFKKRKSSAEEGLEEELYALKQVHDSLCEDMLSLTLEPNGAISSINANFEEQLGVSKSVLVGKPLTSIVPKEAQNTQHFSRMKTAIESAKHWHGAIETTNGQGEDVWLRAIIQPVKSRDKKLLRFSVFANELTNTIQTSREKQDLINGLNRSTAVIEFSLDGTILTANDNFLNGVHYKLSDIKGKHHRIFCTSEEANSNEYAKFWEKLGRGEYVSGRFKRVDRNGNIVWLEASYNPIHDEHGRLYKVVKYATVITDEINKEQAVNEAAQLASEVSSETRAQTATGRKVIESTISNMNDLSAKMDKASHDINALNEHSQKINELVNSIRGIADQTNLLALNAAIEAARAGEQGRGFAVVADEVRQLAARTNATTVDIVAMVSENLSQIKDTVGLIEDCQTQTKESLKSAINAGDVIQDIEAGANKIDQAISQLNSGH; the protein is encoded by the coding sequence ATGTTTTTTAAAAAACGGAAAAGTAGTGCTGAAGAAGGTTTAGAAGAAGAACTCTATGCTTTAAAGCAAGTACACGACAGCTTATGCGAAGATATGTTGAGTTTGACCTTGGAGCCGAATGGCGCCATCTCATCCATCAATGCCAATTTTGAAGAGCAGCTTGGAGTCAGTAAAAGCGTTTTAGTCGGCAAGCCTTTGACGTCTATAGTGCCGAAAGAGGCACAAAATACCCAGCACTTCTCAAGAATGAAAACGGCAATAGAATCAGCAAAACATTGGCATGGCGCGATTGAAACAACGAATGGTCAAGGTGAAGATGTCTGGCTAAGGGCAATTATTCAACCAGTGAAATCACGGGATAAAAAGTTGCTGCGCTTTAGTGTCTTTGCCAATGAGTTAACCAACACCATTCAAACGTCGCGTGAGAAGCAGGATTTAATCAACGGGCTGAACCGTTCAACCGCCGTGATTGAATTTTCGCTAGATGGCACAATATTGACTGCCAATGATAATTTCCTTAATGGTGTTCACTACAAGCTCAGTGATATTAAGGGAAAACACCACCGTATCTTTTGTACGTCAGAAGAAGCGAATTCAAATGAATACGCCAAGTTTTGGGAGAAGCTTGGCCGAGGCGAGTATGTTTCCGGCCGTTTTAAGCGTGTTGACCGTAATGGTAATATCGTTTGGTTAGAAGCATCGTATAACCCTATTCATGATGAACATGGGCGGCTATATAAGGTCGTGAAATACGCCACCGTGATTACTGATGAAATCAATAAAGAACAAGCGGTGAATGAAGCTGCGCAATTGGCCAGTGAAGTGTCCAGTGAAACCCGTGCCCAAACGGCTACTGGGAGAAAAGTGATTGAGTCGACTATCTCGAATATGAATGATTTGTCCGCTAAAATGGATAAGGCAAGTCATGACATTAATGCTCTCAATGAACATTCTCAAAAAATTAATGAGTTAGTTAACAGCATCCGCGGTATTGCGGATCAAACCAATTTGCTAGCGTTAAACGCTGCCATTGAAGCCGCGCGCGCGGGTGAGCAGGGGAGAGGGTTTGCCGTCGTGGCTGATGAAGTAAGACAATTAGCTGCGCGGACGAATGCCACAACTGTTGATATCGTGGCAATGGTATCGGAAAACTTATCGCAAATTAAAGATACCGTGGGCCTGATTGAAGATTGCCAAACTCAAACTAAGGAATCGTTGAAATCAGCTATTAACGCTGGTGATGTGATTCAAGATATTGAAGCAGGCGCTAATAAAATTGATCAAGCAATTAGTCAGCTAAATAGTGGCCATTAA
- a CDS encoding anaerobic sulfatase maturase, translating to MTSISNFQMIAKPSGSVCNIDCTYCFYLEKEKLYPDRKNHWKMDDETLASYIQKQIQSQKGEVIDFIWQGGEPTLLGIEFFAKALELQNKYKGTKQVQNFFQTNTIRIDDEWAKFLGKHQFLVGVSIDGDREVNDKYRVSRSGKSTFDDVLRGIEYLKKHKVEFNTLTVVNEFNVRKPLETYRFLKSIGSQFMQFIPLVERQAMEADEHGLTLIQPDFSGQCSVTPWSVPAKAYGSFLNTIFDYWVVNDFNRVFVMNFEQTMSQMIGRSSACVFSETCGGDLVMEANGDVYSCDHFVYPEHKLGNVNEDELDALVNSPQNLHFGESKKRNISRDCLDCPVKQVCNGGCPKHRFQVSSDGKPNKNYLCEGFKTHFMHVIPKMVGMFELMERQLTPKQLKGAMKKRFY from the coding sequence ATGACATCGATAAGCAATTTTCAAATGATCGCTAAGCCCAGTGGTTCAGTTTGTAACATAGACTGCACTTACTGTTTCTATCTAGAAAAAGAAAAACTCTACCCAGATAGAAAGAACCATTGGAAAATGGATGACGAGACCTTAGCAAGTTATATCCAAAAGCAAATACAATCGCAAAAGGGAGAGGTCATCGATTTTATTTGGCAAGGAGGCGAACCGACGCTACTTGGTATTGAGTTTTTTGCCAAAGCACTAGAGTTACAAAATAAATATAAAGGTACAAAGCAAGTACAGAATTTTTTTCAAACTAACACGATTCGTATCGATGATGAATGGGCGAAATTTTTAGGGAAACACCAGTTTCTTGTGGGCGTATCAATCGATGGTGATCGCGAGGTTAATGATAAGTATAGAGTTTCTCGTTCAGGTAAAAGTACATTCGATGATGTGCTACGTGGCATAGAATACCTGAAAAAACATAAAGTTGAGTTTAATACCTTAACGGTTGTTAATGAATTTAATGTACGTAAACCGCTTGAAACGTATCGGTTTCTAAAAAGCATAGGAAGTCAGTTCATGCAGTTTATTCCATTGGTTGAACGTCAGGCTATGGAAGCTGATGAACACGGTTTAACCTTAATCCAACCGGATTTTTCTGGTCAATGTTCTGTAACACCTTGGTCTGTTCCTGCTAAAGCTTATGGCAGTTTTCTCAACACAATTTTTGATTATTGGGTTGTGAATGACTTTAATCGTGTATTTGTTATGAATTTCGAACAAACAATGTCACAAATGATCGGCCGCTCTTCTGCTTGTGTTTTTAGTGAAACGTGTGGCGGCGATTTGGTTATGGAAGCAAATGGAGATGTGTATTCTTGCGACCATTTCGTGTACCCAGAACATAAGTTAGGCAACGTGAATGAGGATGAGCTTGATGCCTTGGTGAATTCTCCACAAAATCTGCATTTTGGTGAAAGTAAGAAGAGAAATATCAGTCGAGATTGTCTTGATTGTCCTGTGAAGCAAGTATGCAACGGGGGATGCCCGAAACATCGATTTCAAGTGTCGAGTGATGGTAAGCCAAACAAAAACTATCTGTGCGAAGGGTTTAAAACGCATTTTATGCATGTTATCCCCAAAATGGTTGGCATGTTTGAATTGATGGAACGACAACTGACGCCAAAACAGCTCAAAGGGGCGATGAAAAAGCGTTTCTATTAG